One part of the Dermacentor silvarum isolate Dsil-2018 chromosome 6, BIME_Dsil_1.4, whole genome shotgun sequence genome encodes these proteins:
- the LOC119456962 gene encoding uncharacterized protein LOC119456962 — MSSAQCLLLALLASLGSVTAPALRTDQITPGFSGHASHSPYNVSHGLQSDKKLEQPADELDTPERGNTSGLLSLLPSRRLPKSSKVVLNSDHRSMADVAARATGHMAGMRGLDIMREFFHTNQVLIYIACSFALTVLVLVFTLVTVYGGRRALSSDRSASSASWRRFAESYPLIDRRSLLVDQGSVTQRLLDSSDDDDEHEYVAVLKNEEEVDTSVAPPREFGDHRARSVGYAPSEISDGPWSASWSLPGDPPQVIIKSKQGVKRPIEVFPSRLLDLCNQDAPHTFLAFLPNGSQHRSKWIAHGRHSEVFQVASLLRRTVLKVVPVTGDFTEQQVDTIASAIQCCLKLSTLKHGTRYGTPNFIEVERIACVFDQFPEWLLRSGSRGLDSSSESLAESLASEMAGTDGSPDASDLLAAFRRWKGTNQCCLTLHFIVFELSYAGKPLSRITLRSALQGRSLVQQAACCVAVAERALGFRHTSVDADKLLVAVTDAACLEYRLPDRMPISVESAGLKAHLAGGLSFAVDPVQLNHPLKSTVDHPLKESGVNALVKLCAHF; from the exons ATGTCTTCTGCACAGTGCCTGCTACTTGCGTTGCTGGCATCCTTGGGCTCCGTGACCGCGCCTGCTTTACGGACAGACCAGATAACGCCGGGGTTCTCAGGCCATGCTTCGCATTCTCCGTATAACGTAAGTCATGGCCTCCAGTCAGACAAGAAACTGGAACAGCCCGCCGACGAGCTCGACACTCCCGAACGTGGCAACACGAGTGGCCTCTTGAGCTTGCTTCCCAGTCGTCGGCTGCCCAAGTCCAGCAAGGTGGTGCTCAATAGCGACCACCGTTCCATGGCCGACGTCGCTGCCAGAGCCACAGGGCACATGGCCGGGATGCGTGGCCTGGACATTATGCGCGAGTTTTTCCATACGAACCAG GTGCTCATCTACATAGCCTGTTCGTTTGCACTGACGGTTCTGGTGCTGGTCTTCACGTTGGTGACTGTGTACGGTGGCCGACGCGCTTTGAGCTCGGACCGGTCAGCGTCAAGCGCTTCGTGGAGGCGATTTGCCGAATCGTACCCGCTTATAGACCGGCGTTCCTTGCTGGTCGACCAGGGCTCAGTGACGCAGAGACTGCTCGACAGCTCCGATGATGACGACGAGCATGAGTATGTAGCTGTTCTTAAAAACGAGGAGGAGGTGGACACCAGCGTGGCGCCGCCACGCGAATTCGGTGATCACAGAGCACGCTCTGTCGGGTACGCCCCGTCTGAGATCAGCGATGGGCCGTGGTCGGCGAGTTGGTCGCTACCGGGCG ACCCTCCCCAAGTCATAATAAAGAGCAAACAAGGTGTCAAGCGG CCCATCGAGGTGTTCCCGAGCCGACTGCTGGATCTATGCAACCAGGACGCGCCGCACACTTTCCTCGCTTTCCTGCCGAACGG GAGCCAGCaccgttccaagtggatcgcccACGGCCGCCACAGCGAAGTCTTCCAGGTGGCTTCCCTGCTCAGGCGGACCGTGCTCAAAGTGGTTCCCGTCACGGGAGACTTCACCGAGCAGCAGGTCGACACCATCGCCTCCGCCATTCAGTGCTGCCT CAAGCTGAGCACGTTGAAGCATGGCACCCGCTACGGAACTCCAAACTTCATCGAGGTTGAACG GATCGCGTGCGTGTTCGACCAGTTCCCGGAGTGGCTTCTGCGCAGCGGCAGCAGGGGTCTCGACTCCTCGAGCGAGTCCCTGGCCGAAAGCCTCGCCTCCGAGATGGCCGGTACGGACGGCAGCCCCGACGCATCCGATTTGCTCGCGGCCTTCCGCCGATGGAAGG GCACAAATCAATGCTGCCTAACACTGCACTTCATTGTGTTCGAGCTAAGTTACGCAGGAAAGCCGCTGTCGCGGATAACG CTGCGCAGCGCGTTACAAGGGCGCAGCCTGGTGCAGCAGGCCGCGTGCTGCGTCGCCGTAGCCGAGCGCGCCCTGGGTTTCCGGCACACGAGCGTGGACGCTGACAAGCTGCTGGTGGCCGTGACCGACGCGGCCTGCCTCGAGTACCGGCTGCCGGACAGGATGCCCATCTCGGTCGAGAGCGCTGGTCTGAAAGCGCACTTGGCCGGCGGCCTGTCGTTCGCTGTCGATCCAG TGCAGTTGAATCATCCACTGAAGTCCACTGTCGATCATCCACTCAAAGAATCTGGAGTCAACGCCCTTGTCAAGCTTTGTGCTCATTTTTGA